The nucleotide sequence CCTCGAGGATCTCGAGCGCGCACAGTACCGCAGCCTGGTGCAGGGCGAGCCTGGGGTTGCGCCGGATGACCGCCTGCAACCTCCGGTCGAGCTCCCCCGCCAGAGCCCGGAGGTGCTCCTCACTGGCCGGCCCGCGAAGCGCGTAGGTGCTCCCCGCGATGCGTACCCGCACCGGTTCCCCGCCAGCCGGCCGCTCGTCCCGGGCGCTTTCCAGCGTGGCGATACCCGGGCACCTCCCCGGCTCTAGCCATTCGGGAAGTTTCGAGAGCCTCCTCCAAGGCTAGACCCGCAGGCGGATCCCGTGGCGCTCGAGCCGGTCCAGCAGCTCCAGCCGGGCCCTGTCCACCTCTTCGTCGGACAGGGTGCGATCCGGTGCACGATAGCTTACGGAGATCCCCACGCTCTTCATTCCTGCCGGCAGCCCCGGGCCCTCGTAGACGTCAAAGACGCGCACCTGCTCGGCCCACGGGCCGGCGTACTGCGCCACCAGTCGCTCCACCTCGGCCGCGGGCGTCGCCTTGCCGACCACCAGCGCGAGGTCCCGCTGGACTCCCGGAAACTTCGGCAGCGGCTCTACCCGCACCGGTCTCCTGGCCGAGTACATGGCGTCGAGTGCGAGTTCGGCCAGATAGAGCCGGCCCGGGATGTCCAGTCGCACACAGGCCTGAGCGTCCAGTTCTCCGGAGAAACCCAGCTCCACTTCCTTCTCGCCGGCTGCGGCGAACAGCGACGCCGTCCTCCCGGGATGGAAGCCGGGACGCTCGGCGGCCTGCCAGCGCACCTCGACCCCGAGGGCCTCCGCCACCGCCTCGAGCAGCCCCTTGAGGTCGAAGAAGTCGTACGCCCGGGGCGGGCCGTACCAGTGGCGTTCCATCAGGCCCGGCACCGCCAGGAGCGCGATGGCTGCCCGCAGGGGCTCCTGCGGGAGCAGGCGATCCTGGAGCCTCACCGCCTCGGGCACCGTACCGGCCCGGATGCCGGCCGTCGCGCCGTCGTCCCGGCCGTCCCCGCTACTCCTCGGCAGGAAGACCCGCCCCACCTCGAACAGCCGGATGTCCCCCTGCCGGCGCGCCACGTTGAGCCTGACCGCCCGCAACATCCCCACTACCAGCGTGGTGCGAAGGTAAGCCTGGTCGGCCGCCAGGGGATTGGCGACGGGCACGGCCTGCAACCACTCGTGCTCGGCCGGGAGCCGAAGGGCTGACAGCTCCG is from Limnochorda sp. L945t and encodes:
- a CDS encoding cell division protein ZapA — its product is MRVRIAGSTYALRGPASEEHLRALAGELDRRLQAVIRRNPRLALHQAAVLCALEILEELEEQRRKEHRPRRRTGRSTP